The DNA region TATGGTTTTCAATAAGTTGACATGCCAAGCGATGAAGGATAATGTGAATATCTTTAGCGTTAAGTAATGTCTTCTTTGCCATTATAGCAGTGCAAACCTTTGATTGTAGTGCAAAAATACATCTTTTTTTAATAAATAAAACGGTTTATAACGTGTTAATTAATTTGTTAACAACATTTGGGCTATCAGCTTAATAAAAAAAGAGATTGCATTAATTTTAAATTCGTAAGAAAACCTGATTATATGCACTCTTTTCAAAATGATGATGAAATTCCATTATCAAAATTTGAATCCATGTTAAAAACCAATAGTGTATATTTTTTCGATTCAACCGAATTTGAAGAAATTATTATACATTATATGAATGTAGGTAAAATGTCTTTAGCTAAAAAAGCCTTAGACTTGGGCTTGAGACAACACCCTGCTTCTATAGCTTTAAAATTGGCTTGTGTTGAAGTGTTTTTGTACGAAGATAAATTGAACAAAGCGGAACAATTGTTAAATGAGCTGGAAGAGCTGGAACCGCAAAACGATCAGGTATTTCTTCATAAAGCTACATTGTTATCAAAAAAAGACAAGCATAAAGAAGCAATTATTGCTTTAAATCAAGCACTTTTATGTACCGAAGACGAAGCAGATATTTATTCAATGATAGGTATGGAGTATTTGTATTTAGAGGATTTTGACACTGCCAGATTGAATTTTGCAAAATGTTTAGATGTTGAATTTGATGATTATTCTTCATTATACAATGTAATTTATTGCTTTGATATGCAAGATAAGCATAAAGAAGCTATCGACTATTTAATCGATTATATTGAAAAAGATCCCTATAGTGAAATTGCTTGGCATCAATTGGGTCGGCAATATTATATGGTCGAGAATTTTTTAGAAGCCTTGAACGCTTTTGACTATTCTATTTTAATTGATGAGTATTTTATTGGTGCATATCTCGAAAAAGCCAAAACCTTAGAAGAACTTAAACGTTACGAGGAAGCAATAGCTAACTATCAACTAACTATTAATTTAGAAGATGGTACTTCATTCGCCTACCTTAGAATTGCCCATTGTTATGAGCAAATGGGCAAAACAAAACAAGCTTTAAAATATTATAATATTACGGTAAAAGAAGATCCGTTATTAGATAAAGGTTGGTTGGCCCTTACCAATTTATATATTAAAACCGAAAATTATCAAAAGGCGTTATATTTTATAAACAAAGCATTGTTGATTGACGAAAACAATTCCATTTACTGGATGCGTTATGCAGAAATCAACCTAAAGTTGAATTTCTTTGAAGAAGCAACCAAAGGCTTTCAGAAATGTTTGGATTTGGAAGATTATGCCCTGGATATTTTTATTGCTTTGACCGATGTTTTGCACTTTATAGGCGAGTTTGAAGATGCTATAAAGGTATTGTTAAAGGCTCAAAAGCTATACGATGACTTTGCTGAAATTGAGTATAGACTGGCAGGATTATATATGCTTACACAACAAGAAAAATTAGGGTTGAAATTACTAGAAAAAGCATTAAAATTAGATTACGATTATCACCATGTAATCAAAGATGTTTACCCTTCTGTTTTTGAACTTGAAGCAGTAAAAATTTTAATTGCAACTTCTTAGCTTAATTAGTAATAAATTGTCCACTTTTCCATTGTTTTTTTGGAGTTATATTTTCTTTTTAGCCAATTTAATTCTATTGGCAATTGCTTTTTATAAAGAAGTAAAACCGTCGGTTTTTCAATAACCTGCTTTAAATAGTTTATTTCAGATTCATCTTCCATGTTAATTAGATAATTTTTCCAATCAAAATCTTCTTCAAATTGGGTTTCCCGGTTTAAGGATTCGTCGCCATTGTAAAGTGAAATTATGGATTTGTTAAGCCCAAAAGCGATAGATGGTTTTCTGGTGTTGTAAACCAAAATATCCCTGTCGTTTAAGTTTTCTTGTTTTATAAACTCGGTAATAGGCTTCGCTCCATTAACATTCAATTCATTTTTTGAAAAAATCACAGAGCTACTGATCAGTAATAATAAAGCAATTAATAAGGATGTAAATACAGGTTTAGACTTTGTTTCAATTGATTTTGATTTGTAAATTATAATTGTTAGTACCGCCACTGTTAGACTTGCAATAGCCAAATAATAAGGGAAGTCAAGCCCAAACTCTACAAAAGGGGCAACTACAAAAGCAATCAGTATCAATCCTGAAAAACCGAGTACAATAGCATTGACTATTTTTACTTTTTCAATTTCAATTTTAGAAAATAAATGAGCAGTTAATATTGCCAAAACACTATATAAAGGTAAAATATAAAGAATACGCTTTGATGAAGAAATAGAAAAGAAAATTAATGGGATAACCACCGCCATTAGCATGGTAAAATGCAATGTTTTAAACTTGAACCTATTTTTTTGCTCTTTTATTAAATAGAGTAATGCCAAAAACCAGGGTAAACCTACTAAGGGTGCAAATGCTAAAAAATACCAAAAAGGCTCAGTCCTCCCAAACGCATTTTTAGAGAATCGGTCTGCGGTTTGTTTCCCTAAAAAATAATCGACAAAAGTAGGATTCTGAATTCCTAAATGGATAAACCATGATGAGGCAATGACTAAAAACATTACCCAAGCCAAAATATGATGGATAGAAAAATTTCTTTTTGGGGATTCTGTACGGTTATAAAACAGGATAAAAATTATGGGTACAATAAAAATTACCGGACCTTTTGTTAAAAAACCAAGCCCCAAACTTATGGTAAAAAAATAGAGCCATTTTAGAAACCCTGTTTTACGATATTTGACCCAGCTGAAGATACTTAATAAGGCAAAAGTTGCCAAAAAGGCATCGGTAGTTAAATTCCGTGATGAAATTAAAACCAATGGAAAACTAAAATATATCATGGCTGCCCATAGAGCAGTCTTTTTATTGTCAAATAATAATATTGTTAATCTGTAAACCAAAACTAGCTGTAATAAAACAGCCAATTGTAAAAAAAAGCGAGCTCCAAAAGGGTTTATACCAAATATTTGATAGCCTAATGCCGTAATTTGATAGGTTAGCGGAGGTTTATGATAATGGTGTACATCCAACAGATTAGGATGCACATAATCGCCAGAAACATACATTGCCCTACCAATTTCCGCATACCTAGCATCGCTACTCTCAATAACGCCATAAGATCCTATGTTAATTAACAGTGCAATAGCAGCAATAGCTAAAAAGATATTGAAATTGAAAGTATTCTTCATTTTTGGTGCTTTAGAAGTATGTATATATTTCTACTATAGATTATAAAACCAAATAATTGTCCGATGAATAAAACAGGATCCTTTCTAATTACTGCATAGCTTAAAATCATTAAGGAACCGATAAGGCTGAGCATCCAAAACCCAAAGGGTAGAGAGGATTCCTTTTTGCGTTCGGAATAAATCCATTGATATACAAACCTTAAGGTAAAAATAATTTGTCCAATGCTACCCCAAATTAACAATTTAAGAGGAATATCTTCATTGCGGAATAAACGTTCTACATCTATTTGATTATTGTTAAAAGAATAAACAGCAATTAAAAAAGGAAAAGCCAATAAAAAACCTCGTAAAATTTTTGGCAATTTTTTCCAAGAACCTTGCAATTGCATATTCCGGATGTAAATAAAATAAGTCAAAGATTGTCCAAGCATAATGGCAAAATCATCACGTAACCAACCATAAATAAACAATAAAAAAGAAGCAATTAGGCTCAATTGCCAAAATAACTCAGGGGTTAATACTTTTTTTACCCTTTCGGATTGAATCCATTGTAATAACAATCTTGCGGAAAACAAGATTTGAGCCGAAAAACCAATGACATAAACAAAGTATTTGTATGAAAGCCACTCACTCATGAGCCAATTTTTGACTTTTCTATGGTGTAGTTGATGTAGCGTCTACGCATCCATCTATACCCAAAAGTATCGCGTAAAGCTTTTAATGATCTATTAAAAATATTGAATTTAGATTGCCCTGCAATACGTTCAAAATGCTGTACTTTTAGTTGTTTTATTTTTCCGTTTTGTAATAAAATCAATGCAGGAATAAAGCGGTGCATTCCTTTAAAAAATGGAATTTTTTTGGCTACATCGGTATGAATTACCTTTAGAGGGCAACCTGTGTCAATAATACCATCGTTTATCAATCCACGTCTTATACTGTTTGCAATTAGTGATTGTATTTTTTTGTTCAACGTATCCTTTCTTTTACCTCTAAAGCCAATTACCGCTTGGTAATTGTCAATATCTGCCAATAGCATGTCAAAGTCATACGGTGTGGTCTGTAAATCGGCGTCAATATACCCAATTAATTCAGTGTCAATATGGTCAATTCCAGCTTTAATGGCAGCACTTAATCCGCAATTTTCTTTAAACTTTAAGTATTCGAAATCAGAATTAGTATTACAGATTTCAACAATTTTATTAAAACTGCCATCAGTTGATCCATCATCTACAAAAAGCACTTTGCTTTTGGTTTTGCTCTTTGAAAAATAGTCTGTAAACGTGCTGTGAATTCTATCTAAATTGTCAATTTCATTAAAAACGGGAATGATAATGGTCATTCTATAATTCATTTGGCTATTGGTTTTAGATAGTGTGCAAATGTACAAATATTTGAAAACTAGTTTGAGTACATTTTTAAAGAAATACCTATAAACAATTTAACTATATTTGAGGCTAATTTTATTTATAGATGAAGAGAAGTTTAAAAGACTATTTGGCTATTACATTTAAAGGTATTGCAATGGGAGCAGCTGATGTTGTTCCAGGAGTTTCTGGAGGAACAATCGCCTTTATATCAGGTATTTATGAAGAATTATTAGAGACCATAAATAGTGTAAATTTTAATGCTGTTAAAACCTTAAGAAAGGAAGGCGTAAAGGCAGCATGGAAATCAATTAATGGCAATTTTTTAATTGCTCTTTTACTTGGAATTGGTATTAGTATTCTTTCATTGGCTAAACTTATTAAGTACTTATTAGAGAATGAGCCAATTTTATTATGGTCTTTCTTTTTTGGATTGGTGTTGGCGAGTGTATTTTTTGTGGGAAAACAAATAAAAAATTGGAATGTTGTAAAAGTTATAATGTTATTAATAGGTGCAGTAATAGCCTATTATATAACTATTTTACCTGTAACGGCCACCTACAATACACCCATCTGGTTTTTGTTTTTATCTGGTGCATTGGCTATTTGTGCTATGATTTTACCTGGTATTTCAGGCAGTTTTATTTTGTTGTTGTTAGG from Aureibaculum sp. 2308TA14-22 includes:
- a CDS encoding ArnT family glycosyltransferase, giving the protein MKNTFNFNIFLAIAAIALLINIGSYGVIESSDARYAEIGRAMYVSGDYVHPNLLDVHHYHKPPLTYQITALGYQIFGINPFGARFFLQLAVLLQLVLVYRLTILLFDNKKTALWAAMIYFSFPLVLISSRNLTTDAFLATFALLSIFSWVKYRKTGFLKWLYFFTISLGLGFLTKGPVIFIVPIIFILFYNRTESPKRNFSIHHILAWVMFLVIASSWFIHLGIQNPTFVDYFLGKQTADRFSKNAFGRTEPFWYFLAFAPLVGLPWFLALLYLIKEQKNRFKFKTLHFTMLMAVVIPLIFFSISSSKRILYILPLYSVLAILTAHLFSKIEIEKVKIVNAIVLGFSGLILIAFVVAPFVEFGLDFPYYLAIASLTVAVLTIIIYKSKSIETKSKPVFTSLLIALLLLISSSVIFSKNELNVNGAKPITEFIKQENLNDRDILVYNTRKPSIAFGLNKSIISLYNGDESLNRETQFEEDFDWKNYLINMEDESEINYLKQVIEKPTVLLLYKKQLPIELNWLKRKYNSKKTMEKWTIYY
- a CDS encoding DUF368 domain-containing protein, giving the protein MKRSLKDYLAITFKGIAMGAADVVPGVSGGTIAFISGIYEELLETINSVNFNAVKTLRKEGVKAAWKSINGNFLIALLLGIGISILSLAKLIKYLLENEPILLWSFFFGLVLASVFFVGKQIKNWNVVKVIMLLIGAVIAYYITILPVTATYNTPIWFLFLSGALAICAMILPGISGSFILLLLGAYKPVIDALDERDLKTLFIVGCGAIVGLLTFSRVLKWLFDKYKSITLSVLTGFIAGSLNKIWPWKEVISSEMIHGKLKILEEKSISPFSFEGDPQLVWACVLAIIGIAVIYGLEKFSNVKVA
- a CDS encoding lipid-A-disaccharide synthase N-terminal domain-containing protein; the protein is MSEWLSYKYFVYVIGFSAQILFSARLLLQWIQSERVKKVLTPELFWQLSLIASFLLFIYGWLRDDFAIMLGQSLTYFIYIRNMQLQGSWKKLPKILRGFLLAFPFLIAVYSFNNNQIDVERLFRNEDIPLKLLIWGSIGQIIFTLRFVYQWIYSERKKESSLPFGFWMLSLIGSLMILSYAVIRKDPVLFIGQLFGFIIYSRNIYILLKHQK
- a CDS encoding glycosyltransferase family 2 protein; translated protein: MNYRMTIIIPVFNEIDNLDRIHSTFTDYFSKSKTKSKVLFVDDGSTDGSFNKIVEICNTNSDFEYLKFKENCGLSAAIKAGIDHIDTELIGYIDADLQTTPYDFDMLLADIDNYQAVIGFRGKRKDTLNKKIQSLIANSIRRGLINDGIIDTGCPLKVIHTDVAKKIPFFKGMHRFIPALILLQNGKIKQLKVQHFERIAGQSKFNIFNRSLKALRDTFGYRWMRRRYINYTIEKSKIGS
- a CDS encoding tetratricopeptide repeat protein; translated protein: MHSFQNDDEIPLSKFESMLKTNSVYFFDSTEFEEIIIHYMNVGKMSLAKKALDLGLRQHPASIALKLACVEVFLYEDKLNKAEQLLNELEELEPQNDQVFLHKATLLSKKDKHKEAIIALNQALLCTEDEADIYSMIGMEYLYLEDFDTARLNFAKCLDVEFDDYSSLYNVIYCFDMQDKHKEAIDYLIDYIEKDPYSEIAWHQLGRQYYMVENFLEALNAFDYSILIDEYFIGAYLEKAKTLEELKRYEEAIANYQLTINLEDGTSFAYLRIAHCYEQMGKTKQALKYYNITVKEDPLLDKGWLALTNLYIKTENYQKALYFINKALLIDENNSIYWMRYAEINLKLNFFEEATKGFQKCLDLEDYALDIFIALTDVLHFIGEFEDAIKVLLKAQKLYDDFAEIEYRLAGLYMLTQQEKLGLKLLEKALKLDYDYHHVIKDVYPSVFELEAVKILIATS